The Salvelinus namaycush isolate Seneca chromosome 5, SaNama_1.0, whole genome shotgun sequence genome segment CTGCACTAGGCCCTGTTCAGTAGAGTATTGAGGTACACCCTGCACTAGGCCCTGTTCAGTAGAGTATTGAGGTACAGCCCTAGGCCCTGTTCAGTAGAGTATTGAGGTACAGCCCTAGGCCCTGTTCAGTAGGGTATTGAGGTACAGCCCTAGGCCCTGTTCAGTAGAGTATTGAGGTACACCCTGCACTAGGCCCTGTTCAGTAGAGTATTGAGGTACAGCCCTAGGCCCTGTTCAGTAGAGTGTTGAGGTACAGCCCTAGGCCCTGTTCAGTAGAGTATTGATCTACACCCCTAGGCCCTGTTCAGTAGAGTATTGAGGTACAGCCCTAGGCCCTGTTCAGTAGAGTATTGATCTACACCCTGCACTAGGCCCTGTTCAGTAGAGTGTTGAGGTACAGCCCTAGGCCCTGTTCAGTAGAGTATTGAGGTACAGCCCTAGGCCCTGTTCAGTAGAGTATTGAGGTACAGCCCTAGGCCCTGTTCAGTAGAGTATTGAGGTACACCCTGCCCTAGGCCCTGTTCAGTAGAGTATTGAGGTACACCCTGCACTAGGCCCTGTTCAGTAGAGTATTGAGGTATACCCTGCACTAGGCCCTGTTCAGTAGAGTATTGAGGTACAGCCCTAGGCCCTGTTCAGTAGAGTATTGAGGTACAGCCCTAGGCCCTGTTCAGTAGAGTATTGAGGTACAGCCCTAGGCCCTGTTCAGTAGAGTATTGAGGTACACCCTGCACTAGGCCCTGTTCAGTAGAGTATTAAGGTACACCCTGCACTAGGCCCTGTTCAGTAGAGTATTGAGGTACACCCTGCACTAGGCCCTGTTCAGTAGAGTATTGAGGTACAGCCCTAGGCCCTGTTCAGTAGAGTATTGAGGTACAGCCCTAGGCCCTGTTCAGTAGGGTATTGAGGTACAGCCCTAGGCCCTGTTCAGTAGAGTATTGAGGTACACCCTGCACTAGGCCCTGTTCAGTAGAGTATTGAGGTACAGCCCTAGGCCCTGTTCAGTAGAGTGTTGAGGTACAGCCCTAGCCCCTGTTCAGTAGAGTATTGATCTACACCCCTAAGCCCTGTTCAGTAGAGTATTGAGGTACACCCTGCACTAGGCCCTGTTCAGTAGAGTATTGATCTACACCCTGCACTAGGCCCTGTTCAGTAGAGTGTTGAGGTACAGCCCTAGGCCCTGTTCAGTAGAGTATTGAGGTACAGCCCTAGGCCCTGTTCAGTAGAGTATTGAGGTACAGCCCTAGGCCCTGTTCAGTAGAGTATTGAGGTACACCCTGCACTAGGCCCTGTTCAGTAGAGTATTGAGGTACACCCTGCACTAGGCCCTGTTCAGTAGAGTATTGAGGTACAGCCCTAGGCCCTGTTCAGTAGAGTATTGAGGTACAGCCCTAGGCCCTGTTCAGTAGAGTATTGAGGTACAGCCCTAGGCCCTGTTCAGTAGAGTATTGAGGTACAGCCCTAGGCCCTGTTCAGTAGAGTATTGAGGTACAGCCCTAGGCCCTGTTCAGTAGAGTATTGAGGTACAGCCCTAGGCCCTGTTCAGTAGAGTATTGAGGTACAGCCCTAGGCCCTGTTCAGTAGAGTATTGAGGTACAGCCCTAGGCCCTGTTCAGTAGAGTATTGAGGTACAGCCCTAGGCCCTGTTCAGTAGAGTATTGAGGTACAGCCCTAGGCCCTACTTAATATTACCTGGAGAAGGAAAGGCTGctggtctggagtctggtctCTGTGGGTTTAGTGACAAGTAGCCGCGCTGGAGTCTTCAGATCCAATGGTGTTCTCCCTACCGGCCGAGGGCACGCCTCTTTCGAGGCTTTGGGCCGTGGAGCTGACAGGGGGGGCTTCTGATTGGGCCCTGGATTCACACACGAGGATGCAGCCAATGAGATGAAATGAtacagaaacaacaacaaaaaaatgtaccAATTAAAAACCCCAGCTGGCAGAAGCCTTGTGGGTGGACACTGTCTGAACAGAAATATAGGAGTTATATTTAAACACTTTGGGAGCATTATACCATTATACCAGATTTACTTTGTTACGTTACCCTCTCTGATCCAACTCCTGGGACAAGTCTTTTTTATTTTAGGTATGTGCCACCCCACTTACTGTTGCCTGTGTCATGTTTAGGTGTTGGGGTGTTGCCCGTGTCATGTTGGGGTGTTGCCCGTGTCATGTTTAGGTGTTGGGGTGTTGCCCGTGTCATGTTTAGGTGTTGGGGTGTTACCCGTGTCATGTTTAGGTGTTGGGGTGTTACCCGTGTCATGTTTAGGTGTTGGGGTGTTACCCGTGTCATGTTTAGGTGTTGGGGTGTTACCCGTGTCATGTTTAGGTGTTGGGGTGTTACCCGTGTCATGTTTAGGTGTTGGGGTGTTACCCGTGTCATGTTTAGGTGTTGGGGTGTTACCCGTGTCATGTTTAGGTGTTGGGGTGTTACCCGTGTCATGTTTAGGTGTTGGGGTGTTACCCGTGTCATGTTTAGGTGTTGGGGTGTCACCCGTGTCATGTTTAGGTGTTGGGGTGTCACCCGTGTCATGTTTAGGTGTTGGGGTGTCACCCGTGTCATGTTTAGGTGTTGGGGTGTCACCCGTGTCATGTTTAGGTGTTGGGGTGTCACCCGTGTCATGTTTAGGTGTTGGGGTGTCACCCGTGTCATGTTTAGGTGTTGGGGTGTCACCCGTGTCATGTTTAGGTGTTGGGGTGTCACCCGTGTCATGTTTAGGTGTTGGGGTGTCACCCGTGTCATGTTTAGGTGTTGGGGTGTCACCCGTGTCATGTTTAGGTGTTGGGGTGTCACCCGTGTCATGTTTAGGTGTTGGGGTGTCACCCGTGTCATGTTTAGGTGTTGGGGTGTCACCCGTGTCATGTTTAGGTGTTGGGGTGTCACCCGTGTCATGTTTAGGTGTTGGGGTGTTACCCGTGCCATGTTTAGGTGTTGGGGTGTTGCCTGTGTCATGTTTAGGTGTTGGGGTGTTGCCTGTGTCATGTTTAGGTGTTGGGGTGTTACCTGTGTTATGTTTAGGTGTTGGGGTGTTGCCGGTCTTGTGGTTCTTCTTAATTCTGTCCAGTAAGCTGAGGAACTCCTCCTCTGAGCTGGCTGAGTCCTCCAGCTTCGACGGGGCTGAGTGGGCTCGCTGTGGAAGGGGGGCCGGGgtggaagaggggagagaaggaggggaggacgAGGGAAAGAGGATGTCCTCCTGGTTACTTTGTGGAACTTTGACCTTGTGTGTCCGAGACGTCGGCGGCTGGCGCACAGGGTGGCGCGTCCTCCACGTGCTCTTTATCACGATACCATCATCTTCACTGTCGCTGAGGAAAACTGGGGAGTCACACTGGGACAGGGGTCTTCTGACTGGGAGCTGGGAGGATGACGGCTTAGGGGTGTTAGAGGTACCTGTAGAAGACAGACACAGTGACCTGTTGTTGGGACTGAATCATAATATCTCCATGAGTTAAACAAAACAGACAGTGACTGTTGAGTAGGTAACACTGTCGGCCTAACAACTCCCCCTAGCCGTGACAATATATCAAAATAACCAAGGCTTCCTGGGAATTACTTCAACTCTGGCTATGAGAAGAGACGTCACCACAGTTCTGAACTGAGCAGGAAGAACTTCTTTCAAACAGATTTCAGTTCATTACAAGCATGTATGTTGACAGTTAATGGTAGCGtatcaaatagcaccctattgcctatatagtccactacttttgaatagagtagtgccctatatagggaataggttgccattaggGACACAGAATGTTACCTTTGGAGGTAGGTGTTTTTTTCTTCTTGAGGACAAAGTCATCGTCGGAGGAAAAGCTGTCGACAATAAAGTTTCTGAGGCTGAAGACAAAACAGGAGATAAACCTGAGTATTTAACACACGATAGGGACATTAGTCATGGTAAGAGGTTGAAACCACTGTACCTGTCTACACTGCCACGTTCCGCTTCCTTGGGCTTAGGCTTGGGAGTTTTCACACGGCTCAGGACTTCAGGGGCATCAGAGAAGACACAAGGGAACAGTAAACATGTCATCCCCCATGATGCAGCAGCGCCAGTTATACCTCTTGCTTCGCATCTTCCTCTTCTGCTGTGACTCACACATTTCTGTTAATTACTAAAGCTCCCGTTTTGGGCCAATCAGTGTCATTATGTAAATGCTGGATCTCTATGACAAGATGCATCATTCACCAGAGTTTCTGCAAAAgcaggccagtgctgtctgagatatcgcGTGTGACTAATGTATGAACGGACGGAGACCGAGCCACAGTCCCCTCCCCGATTTCATCATGCGGAACAATGACATGAGTAAGGAGTCATCGAAGAGACCTGGGCCCGTTTCCCGGTAGCGATGGAACTTACGAGTGTTGTAATGATGCCTCTTTCCTACAACGGACGAAGATGTAACATGTTTCCCAGAACACCACGCAGAGAGAACGTTCacaagttggtggttgaggaaaGTGTCAAACTGATAGGATCAAAAGAAAAGCAatgctgctctcggatcagctaTCACCATTCAAATTTTACCTTAAACATTAGAATGATTTCACAATACTGATGACAGATCAGCTCCTGAAGAGATATTATCAtctatggctgcaaatattgaggcggcttattATAACGATTACGCGATAATAATAAACTAACTCACAGATTTGGCATGTTAGGCTACACATTATGAAATATAGAGGCACAAATGACAGACAGTATCCAAATAGCAAGATAAAACAATTGAATTAACATTAAATTGATTTCAATATCATTTAAATATACAAGCCTATAGTCTATACTGTAGGTAGGCTATTTatcttttaatgcagtcatctcggttttTATTTTAAGATTTGTTTTCAAATCTTTTTATCCTTTGcttgtttgtaacaattgcaaagacattggcaactatgtatttgtagtcaacttcgtTGTGAAGTTATTGGCGGTCACAGAGAGACTGATACACATCTTGATTCTATGTTTACCAGAGATCGTCTGTGTATAAAGTGATGAATCTAACGACGCACTttgctgttctacgagtggtttGGGGCAGCCGGTAAATAATTTGCCTTTTCAAGTACGGCTTTAGTAACGATGGTTTCGGGAAACAGCTGTTGAGATTTAATGatgctcctacgaaggttctaacAACGAACTTAGCCTTGAGATGCATTTAGGAAACCGGGGCCCTGGACAGTCATAAACAATACTGTTGTTTGACTTAGAAATGACATACACCAAATTAGACATGACAAACACCCATTCAGAAGTGATTTAGAACATTGTTTCAATAAAGAATTCTGAAGCCTCACCACAACACAAAACATGACTTCACTAATGCAGAAGTCAAGGCACCAGTATGGTACTTACAGTTTTCAAAGCCGTCGTCACTGTCTGAGCTTAATACAAGGACTGGTTCACTAGAGGGGAGAGAATCagaaaataaacaataacacattTTGTCCAATTGAATGACCAGATAGAGAAATGGAATTAAGGGCACTATTCAATCCGTATTGCGGAAGTTCAGgattacagcgtgattgaaatttaaacaCAACGTTCCCAGGTTAGTGGGTATTGtgttcacggtaaacgctgcatatgtctcCTCAATCAGACATTACATTTAGATTTCTATTGGGCAATCTGTAAGGCTTCAGTTATCCAGACTGAATAGAGACCGAAGTCTACAAGGCTATAGGCTGGaagtagggctgtgacggtcatggaattttggatgactgTAATTAGCCAGCCAAATGACAGCGTTCACCATAATAACGTAAACATTTTTATATTACATTTtctactctcctctgctcctgACTGTATGTGCTGCCATAGAAATTGAATTAATAGAACGggtgtccccattcaagtcaatgatggcataatgggtggactggcagccattgcgagtgtaccaaTATGaacaaagcaggaagtaaaatatGTGCTGTAATTTGTTGATTCATGTCAACCGACATTACAAAAATGACATTCCATTGCctgagccacatcagttaacatcatttgaatgaacattctacattaccatggaaattgcatcacaataccaggcagccattttgagtgtacccatgagtttaccagtcaaattgccagggttagagtttCCAAGTCTGTTcaattcattctatttctatttgTGCTGCTGCTGCATTGTGGGAGGTATAGCCTAGGCAATCGAAGACTTGtttgcttgtttcagcaaggaaCAAAAAAGTTTCATCACGTCGTTACAGCAGAAACGGACAGAGACGGAAGAGGAAGCGAGACACCCCACTCCCTCATTTTTTCTGGTTACattacagtcaatgaactaagcagaccagacccaaCTGCTATTTCATTGGTGTCTATGGGATAACCACCCCATTAAGCAGACCGGAACTGACCACTTTTTTTCTGAGTGAACTATTTTcttttatccaccatctttgaaacGTACTAAACCGCACGAATGCCGTCCCATCTTCAGTGAGCTGTTTACTACAtggcaaacacatttttttttaaggttattttattttcacgACAGCCTTCATCCATTACCGTTGGTTACACAGTATTTGTGCCAGCACTAGCTGGGCGAATCACTACTTTACCTGACTTTGTTAGCAGCACTGCAATGTTTCCGAGAAGCAGCTTTGGGTGTAGCCTGCTCCACAAGAACTACAGACAAGAAGAACATGGTGATTCATTCATTCAACTACAGTATTTCAATGCATGGCTATCATGTCATAGACCTACATGTTTGGCACCATGACAACCATAATCAGGAGTTGGCCAATGCTCATACAGCTCTGGACCAGGTGTAAAGGAATCTTCCAGGTGAACAAAAAGAAAGCAGTCGTAGGGCAAGTCAATCAAACATCAATCCAGGTTTAATATAAATTGCAACAAGGAGCCACTCGGCACAGAAGCAGAGAACATGTCTAACAGGCCCTTTAAATTCTAATAGACAAGCAACCCACTGACCCTCACTTACACTGGTCGAAATCATCATCGCTGGACTCTATCAACACCGTGGTCCTGTAACTGTTGCCCTTGGAGACCTGGTTCTCTTTCCCTGAGCCTCCGTCGTCCTCTTCCTCACTGTCTGGCAGATGTAGCCGGACTCGGGGAGGAAGGTCCCTGGAGAAGTGATCGCCTGTGGCCGGACGCCGAGTCTTACTGATGCTCTTAATCAGCTGTAAAGAAGACATGGGATGTGTTTGAAATGGCACCcaggtcaaatgtagtgcactacatatggaatagtgTGCAATTGATAACATAATCACTGATAGTTCTGATTAATGTGACCAAGTTAAGTAAGATAACAACATACCTGTCCTTCTGCTGTTTCCAACCCTCCCTTCTCTGACCAGCCCAGTTTCTGTGAAACTCTTTGAAATAATCTGTGATTGTCGTCATCCATGGTACttttctctgtctatctctctgtaagGGGGACAATATAACTATTATCTGCTCACAACATGCCCAGGTAGCGTACCCACCACTGATAGCTATTGTAGCTCTGCCACTGGATAGCCCTCTTTGGGAAATGCATACAaacaatacatattttttttatgttcGCGAATCGTGACATAACGTTACCTTTGAAGATGATGATAAGAACTTTTGCTTTGTGCCCACGTTTCGGACAGCTACTGAAAGCAACCAACGAAAATTCAAAACTGCACACCGGAAGTGTTTTTCTTTTTCCGGAAGTTGTCATTGGCAAAGCGAAAACGAGTAGTAATGACGTAGCTAGATGCGGAACTAGGCCGACGTCAAACAAATGGTTGCTTTGTTCACAATAATAATACGATTTTGTAGAATTTATTCCGCTCAAAATGTCTAAACTACAGTTGCTGAACTCGTATGTTACTGAACGACTAACAGCGGCTGCTACAGATATATCCGTAGCCATAGAGACAACAGTAGTAGAGTTGCATGAAGAAATCTCCCGTTCGACGGAGGAGAATGATCGTCTACGAAGGCTGTTGGATTTGGTTTTCACCCGACAGATAAAGTCACACAGAGGTTTGCATTGACGACTTGCAACTGTATTAACACACGTCAATCATATGGCAACTTGGCAAGATAGAAGCTTAAGATACACGATTGCAAATTTACAAGTACAAAAGCAAAGCTGCAATTGTAATGTTGAATCCCACAGCAATATTATATGTGTACCAAAACCAATAAacaagtcagctagctagctttttaacattttttatttgCCGAAGAAAACTATGCATTTAGAGTTAGACAAAATATTTATTGAATTATCAGCAACTTTATATTTCTTATTTTTCATTTATCAGATCCCCACCAGCTCACACACCCCATATCTGAAGAGGAGGTTCCCCCTGAGCAGCAGCACTGTGAGGAGGAGTGGAGCCCCAGTCTGGTTCAGGAGGTCCCAAAGCTCACACAgattaaagaggaacaggaggaactcaggaccagtcaggaggaagagcagcttcacGGACTGGGGGAGGCTGATCTCATAAAGTTCATATTCACTTCTCCCTGTGTGGAAAGTGACTGTGATCAGGAGAACCCATCTCAGCCCTCACATCTTTACCAAACCCAAActgtggaggacagagagagggactcTCTACTCACCTACACAATTGATGAGATCAAAACAGAACCTGATGGAGAGGATTACAGAGTATCAGAACCAGCCAGTGACTCTCAGCCCCTCTCTGCAGTAACTCCAGACTGTTCTGCAGCGCCGAGTGAAAACAGGAAAAGTGATGATGAGGTGGAGAGTGGAGGACTACAATCAGGGTCTAAGACACTCGAATCAAAGAGAAAACAGACAAAGAAAGGAGAAAAGAGGACGGCCACAATGTTGCCCCGTTTGACATCTTCTAGTGTTACTACTCATTATTGCAAGGTGTGTAGGAAGACTTTTCTGTCAAACGGTTTTTTAATCTATCATGTGcgaaaaacacacacagagcataaGGAATgccagtgtggtgtgtgtggaaaATACTTATGTTCTACAGAAAGTATGACAGGTCACCTACAAACTCATACTGAAGAAAACATTTCTTGTCATGTTTGTGGCAAATGTTTCTCTAAGAATGGTGATCTCAAAACACATATTAGGAgtcatacaggagagaaaccatatcaGTGTACTCAATGTAGTAAATGCTACACACAGAAAGTACACCTTAAAAATCATATGAGAACTCATACAGGGGAGAAACCATTTAGGTGTAAAGAATGTGGGAAATACTTCACACAGAAGAATACCCTGTCCAATCACATGATGATCCACAGAGGGGAGAAACCATATCAGTGCAAAACATGTGGAAAAAGCTTCACTGAAAGTGGAACCCTGAGCAGGCATATGAGagttcacacaggggagaaaccgcATCAGTGCCAAGAATGTGGGAAATGCTTCACTGAGCGTGGAAACCTGACTAAACATATAAAGATCCACAGAGGGGAGAAATCCTATTGTTGCAGCTACTGTAGCAGATGCTTTACTGATGAAGCAAATTGTAAAAGACACATGAGGACTGTTCACAACAGTGAGAACATATGACAATGGAGTTAATCCTGAGTAGAGTAAAACCTTCAGATAGAAAATCTAATATATAGAACTGACACGATCCCGTGCCCTGCTCTACGTGACGGATAAAAGTGTCTTTTCCATACATTTCTTCAGCATGTGGGAGTTTTCTACATCATATTTTCATCACTTCTAAAACCCTACTATGGATATGTGGGCATGTCTGTTAAAATGTTTTGTTTCTTTTCTTGCAAACCTAATTGTGTTTCCATGTGAATTAttgtataaataaaggttaaatgaaaaaaaGCAATCAGAGTTCTTGCTCTTGTAAGAACATGGATGAGCTCTttaaatcaccacttcattaagtcaggattcctatttgactcagccatgcctccttgcccttCCAACATTttctcatctcccaccccttctaatgcgactatccccgatgcttctccctcttttccctctgccccgctacaaagtttctccctgcaggctgtcattgagtctgaggtgctaaaggagctccttaaacttgaccctaaaaaaacatctgggtcataTGGTTTAGActctttcttctttaaggttgttGCCCCTATCATCACCAAGCCTTTTAAACCTGTCTCCTTTCTggggttcccattgcttggatgGCAGCCATgattcgtcctttatttaaagggggagatcaagctgatcctaactgttataggcctatttctattttgccctgttaatCAAAAGTGTTGAAAAAACTTgccaataatcaactgactggctttcttgatgtctatagtattctctctggtatgcaatctggtttccactcaggttatggatgtgtcactgcaaccttaaaggtccccaatgatgtcaccattgcccttgattctaagcaatgttgtgctgctatttttattgacttggccaaagctcttgatacggtagaccattcttgtgggccggctaaggactATTGGTGTCtcaggggtctttggcctggtttgctaactacctctctcaaagagtgcagtgtataaagtcagaacatctgctgtctcaaccagtgtctgtcaccaagggagtaccccaaggctcgatcctaggccccacactcttcttacatcaacaacatagctcaggcagtgggaagctctctcatccatttatatgcagatgatacagtcttatactcagctggcccctccacGGATTTTGTgataaacgctctacaacaaagctttcttagtgtacaacaagctttctctacccttagccttgttctgaacacctccaaaacagagatcatgtggtttggtaagaagaatgcccctttccccacaggtgtgattactacctctgagggtttagagcttgaggtagtaacctcatacaagtacttgggagtatggatagatggtgcactgtccttctctcagcacatatcaaagctgcaggctaaggttaaatctagacttggtttcctctatcgtaatcgcttctctttcaccccagctgccaaactaaccctgatccagatgaccatcctacccatgctagattatggagacatcatttatagatcggcaggtaagggtgctctcgagcggctagatgttttttaccattcggccatcagatttgccaccaatgctccttataggacacatcactgcactctatactcccccgtaaactggtcatctctgtatacctgtcgcaagacccactggttgatgcttatttataaaaccctcttaggcctcactcccccctatctgagatatctactgcagccctcatcctccacatacaacacccgttctgccagtcacattctgttaaaggtccccaaagcacacacatccctgtgtcgctcctcttttcagttcgctgcagctagctactggaacgagctgcaataaacactcaaactggacagttttatctcaatcttttcattcaaagactcaatcatggacactcttactggcagttgtggctgctttgcgtgatgtattggtGTCTCTAcattcttgccctttgtgctgttgtctgtgcccaaagatgtttgtaccatgttttgtgctgctaccatgttgtgttgctaccatgttgttgtcatgttgtgttgctaccatactgtgttgtcatgtgttgctgcctgctatgttgttgtcttaggtctctatgtagtgttgtctctcttgtcgtgatgtgtgttttgtcctatatttatatttgatttatttctaATCCCAgctcccgtccccgcaggaggccttttgccttttggtaggccgtcattgtaaataagaatttgttcttaactgacatgcccagttaaataaagtttaaataaaataaaataatatgtaTTGCAGATTGACGCAAATTACATTTCAGTCAGTCAACAGTCTCAACCAAGTTCTGCTTACACTTATTTCATCTTGGGAAGATGTTGGTTAGGCTACATTGCTTATTACCTTTTCAAAAACATGAAAGGTTGGATACAACGTATATAGCATTAGACACGTAATACTTTTTTGTTGTTTAGACTTTTACAATAGAGAGACTACTTTTGTGTAGCCACACGATGGCGCCCACGGCCAAAGCCATTCGGTGAAGCGGAAGCTGTCATTTGCAAAAAGGAAACGTGAGAGATTTGATCTCTCTTCCGGATAATAGTTTTTTAAACGTGTTTTGTAGGATATAATCaaagagtttctaaacccagacgcGTAACATGGCAAGCATACCAGACCTGGATTttagaagtcaatgagagaagtaaaAAGTTattccttagttgttaattttctcgaaATCCAAAGGCATAACCTATATTCGAGccaagtagttgaacatgttattactccaaactcgtgaaagtgacaaactgacgaGTTTTCATTTTGCTCCctttggaaacgacaggctgtggtctatcttgggttagttataccCAATGATGTGTTTCTGCGCATGAGCAtagctagccaacgtcgccatgacatcgcctacaagtcttcatactgtactgtctttgataTAATATGTATCTCTATATCTATTACTGGTACATAACCATTATACCGTAGAATAAGAAGCTCACTTGCTACATTTTGACTACGTGAAATGTAacgttacaggctgagcagaatAATACGGATTTATCGACTTTCATTCCGGTCAAAATGTCTAAACTACAGTTGCTGAACGTGTATGTTACTGAACGACTAACAGCGGCAGTTGCAGAGATATCCGTGGCGGTCGACAGAACGGTAGTAGAGTTGTATGAAGAAATCTCCCGTTCTAAGGAGGAGAATAACCGTCTGCGAAGGCTGTTGGATTTGGTTTTCAACCCGGAGATAAAGTTACACAAAGCAGGTTTGTATTGACTAGCTACTGTATTTGCCAGAATAGATTCCGACCCTACACTCGCTTACAGCTGCATTGGGGGTCGGACCCCATTCATAGTCATAGATGCTAACTGATGCTGCAGCCCAATTGATGATAGTATCTTCTGGTCAGGGGACTTTTGTTAATAAGAGCCCGACTCTCGTTCTTAACATTAAAACGCATCGCttgcggtacggttttggaaacataaggaacGTATCCTTCATATCAACAATAAACTATTTCCAAAATGACTATACACCGTAGGATTGGGGTTAGTGTTCCcacggccatatctccatgtttaCAGCTCTttg includes the following:
- the LOC120047899 gene encoding gastrula zinc finger protein XlCGF57.1-like; protein product: MSKLQLLNSYVTERLTAAATDISVAIETTVVELHEEISRSTEENDRLRRLLDLVFTRQIKSHRDPHQLTHPISEEEVPPEQQHCEEEWSPSLVQEVPKLTQIKEEQEELRTSQEEEQLHGLGEADLIKFIFTSPCVESDCDQENPSQPSHLYQTQTVEDRERDSLLTYTIDEIKTEPDGEDYRVSEPASDSQPLSAVTPDCSAAPSENRKSDDEVESGGLQSGSKTLESKRKQTKKGEKRTATMLPRLTSSSVTTHYCKVCRKTFLSNGFLIYHVRKTHTEHKECQCGVCGKYLCSTESMTGHLQTHTEENISCHVCGKCFSKNGDLKTHIRSHTGEKPYQCTQCSKCYTQKVHLKNHMRTHTGEKPFRCKECGKYFTQKNTLSNHMMIHRGEKPYQCKTCGKSFTESGTLSRHMRVHTGEKPHQCQECGKCFTERGNLTKHIKIHRGEKSYCCSYCSRCFTDEANCKRHMRTVHNSENI
- the LOC120047898 gene encoding acidic repeat-containing protein-like — translated: MDDDNHRLFQRVSQKLGWSEKGGLETAEGQLIKSISKTRRPATGDHFSRDLPPRVRLHLPDSEEEDDGGSGKENQVSKGNSYRTTVLIESSDDDFDQFLVEQATPKAASRKHCSAANKVSEPVLVLSSDSDDGFENFLSRVKTPKPKPKEAERGSVDSLRNFIVDSFSSDDDFVLKKKKTPTSKGTSNTPKPSSSQLPVRRPLSQCDSPVFLSDSEDDGIVIKSTWRTRHPVRQPPTSRTHKVKVPQSNQEDILFPSSSPPSLPSSTPAPLPQRAHSAPSKLEDSASSEEEFLSLLDRIKKNHKTGNTPTPKHNTGPNQKPPLSAPRPKASKEACPRPVGRTPLDLKTPARLLVTKPTETRLQTSSLSFSSVSAAGCQTPGCFLQSLSGPGSSYSRNFKQIKEELTSKLYHLYNTSVFDSKLPSNMSVSWNNKMRKTAGYCITGQERGGGNRYARIQLSEKVCDSADRLRDTLVHEMCHAATWLINSVRDGHGPFWKLYARKATLAHPELPVVTRCHSYDINYKYQYQCSCCKNTLGRHSKSLDTQRFVCALCTGPLVLLNPAKPRAPTAFANFVKENYGSVRQNLVGQSHGEVMRKLSVDFATKTKLSQN